A single window of Jiangella alkaliphila DNA harbors:
- a CDS encoding HelD family protein, with the protein MPFATGPDHRAVGKRHLPPSPGRPPVSVDPVLQTERDHLSRSRADLNSMREHTLSLTAQGGDHVSTEYLKAALYRRAKALEDDPSLPLFFGRIDRTDDDHAETFHIGRRHVMDGDGDPMVVDWRADVSRAFYRATRDDPHGVTLRRRYGFAGGELTSYEDEHLLDPGETDITSRILTEEIERPRVGPMRDIVATIQPEQDEVVRASLDRTVCVQGAPGTGKTAVGLHRAAFLLHAYRDRLSRTGVLVIGPNQAFLHYIAQVLPTLGEVDVRQVTVAELVETVPIRGTDDPETATLKGDARLAEVVRNAIWSHVQEPADTLYVPRGTRRWRVPVHEVADAIRTLRERGDGYTTARSLLGQRLAHRILLRMEAAGEITDDRVQNAVARSRPVKAHVDELWPALDPVKLVMRLLSEPDLLATAAAGILDDDEQRRLLWRKPARGPKTAPWSHADAVLVDEAAAALERVPGVGHVVLDEAQDLSPMELRAVGRRAGTGSLTVLGDIAQGTTPWATPSWPEALRHLAHDDAHLEVLRKGYRVPAAVVEFAGRLLPVIAPGIAPPEPVRSNPGRLDLVDAAGDLREAVAVAAVDVASREGSLGVIVADAAVPDMEAALDAAGLDYGHLADDARITLVPATLAKGLEYDHVVVVEPAAIVAAEPAGLRRLYVVLTRAVSSLTVVHREPLPGALASPTARSKTAGSPTRER; encoded by the coding sequence ATGCCCTTCGCGACCGGACCGGACCACCGGGCCGTCGGAAAGCGCCATCTTCCGCCGAGCCCTGGGAGGCCACCCGTGTCCGTCGACCCCGTCCTGCAGACCGAGCGGGACCATCTGAGCCGCTCGCGCGCCGATCTCAACTCGATGCGCGAGCACACCCTGTCGCTGACGGCGCAGGGCGGCGACCACGTCTCGACGGAATACCTCAAGGCCGCGCTGTACCGGCGGGCGAAGGCGCTGGAGGACGACCCGTCGCTGCCGCTGTTCTTCGGCCGCATCGACCGCACCGACGACGACCACGCCGAGACCTTTCACATCGGGCGGCGCCACGTCATGGACGGCGACGGCGACCCCATGGTGGTCGACTGGCGGGCGGACGTGTCGCGGGCGTTCTACCGGGCCACCCGCGACGACCCGCATGGCGTCACGCTGCGCCGCCGCTACGGGTTCGCCGGCGGCGAGTTGACCTCGTACGAGGACGAGCACCTGCTCGACCCGGGCGAGACCGACATCACCAGCCGCATCCTCACCGAGGAGATCGAGCGGCCGCGCGTCGGGCCGATGCGCGACATCGTCGCCACCATCCAGCCTGAGCAGGACGAGGTGGTCCGCGCCTCGCTCGACCGGACGGTGTGCGTGCAGGGCGCGCCAGGCACCGGCAAGACCGCCGTCGGGCTGCACCGGGCGGCGTTCCTGCTGCACGCCTACCGCGACCGGCTGTCGCGCACCGGCGTGCTGGTCATCGGGCCGAACCAGGCGTTCCTGCACTACATCGCCCAGGTGCTGCCGACGCTCGGCGAGGTCGACGTCCGCCAGGTCACCGTCGCCGAGCTGGTCGAGACGGTCCCGATCAGGGGCACCGACGACCCGGAGACGGCGACGCTCAAGGGCGACGCCCGCCTGGCCGAGGTCGTCCGCAACGCGATCTGGTCGCACGTCCAGGAGCCCGCCGACACGCTCTACGTGCCCCGCGGCACCCGGCGCTGGCGGGTCCCGGTGCACGAGGTCGCCGACGCGATCCGGACGCTGCGCGAGCGCGGCGACGGCTACACGACGGCCCGATCGCTGCTCGGCCAGCGGCTGGCGCACCGGATCCTGCTGCGCATGGAGGCGGCCGGCGAGATCACCGACGACCGCGTCCAGAACGCCGTCGCCCGGTCCCGGCCGGTCAAGGCGCACGTCGACGAGCTGTGGCCGGCGCTGGACCCGGTCAAGCTGGTCATGCGGCTGCTCAGCGAGCCGGACCTGCTCGCCACCGCGGCGGCTGGCATCCTGGACGACGACGAGCAGCGCCGCCTGCTGTGGCGCAAGCCCGCCCGCGGCCCGAAGACCGCGCCGTGGTCGCACGCTGACGCCGTCCTGGTCGACGAGGCCGCCGCGGCGCTGGAGCGGGTCCCCGGCGTCGGGCACGTGGTGCTGGACGAGGCGCAGGACCTCTCCCCCATGGAGTTGCGCGCCGTCGGCCGCCGCGCCGGCACCGGCTCGCTCACCGTCCTCGGCGACATCGCCCAGGGCACCACGCCGTGGGCGACGCCGTCCTGGCCGGAGGCGCTGCGCCACCTCGCCCACGACGACGCCCACCTTGAGGTGCTGCGCAAGGGCTACCGCGTGCCCGCGGCCGTGGTGGAGTTCGCCGGGCGGCTGCTGCCGGTCATCGCACCGGGAATCGCGCCACCGGAGCCGGTCCGGTCCAACCCCGGCCGGCTCGACCTGGTCGACGCGGCCGGAGACCTGCGGGAAGCCGTCGCCGTCGCCGCTGTCGATGTCGCGTCCCGCGAGGGGTCACTCGGCGTCATCGTCGCCGACGCCGCCGTCCCGGACATGGAGGCCGCGCTCGACGCCGCCGGCCTCGACTACGGCCACCTCGCCGACGACGCCCGGATCACGCTGGTGCCGGCCACCCTGGCGAAGGGCCTCGAGTACGACCACGTGGTCGTCGTCGAGCCGGCCGCCATCGTCGCGGCCGAGCCGGCCGGGCTGCGCCGCCTCTACGTCGTGCTCACCCGCGCGGTGTCGTCGCTGACCGTCGTGCACCGCGAGCCGCTGCCCGGCGCGCTCGCCTCGCCGACCGCGAGGTCCAAGACAGCGGGGAGTCCCACAAGGGAAAGGTGA